From the Anoplopoma fimbria isolate UVic2021 breed Golden Eagle Sablefish chromosome 14, Afim_UVic_2022, whole genome shotgun sequence genome, one window contains:
- the nsa2 gene encoding ribosome biogenesis protein NSA2 homolog, translated as MPQNEHIELHRKRHGYRLDHHEKKRKKESREVHARSHKARKLIGLKAKLYHKQRHSEKIQMKKTIKMHEQRRTKQKNDEKTPEGAVPAYLLDREGQSRAKVLSNMIKQKRKEKAGKWEVPLPKVRAQGETEVLKVIKTGKRQKKAWKRMVTKVCFVGDGFTRKPPKYERFIRPMGLRFKKAHVTHPELKATFCLPILGVKKNPSSPLYTSLGVITKGTVVEVNVSELGLVTQGGKVIWGKYAQVTNNPENDGCINAVLLV; from the exons CCCCAGAACGAGCACATTGAGTTACATCGCAAGCGGCATGGCTACCGCTTGGACCACcatgaaaagaagaggaagaaggagagccGTGAGGTCCACGCGCGGTCCCACAAAGCCAGGAAGCTGATTGGATTGAAGGCCAAACTGTACCACAAGCAGAGACATTCAGAGAAGATCCAGATGAAGAAGAC CATCAAAATGCATGAACAGAGGAGGACCAAGCAGAAGAACGATGAGAAGACCCCAGAGGGAGCAGTGCCAGCCTACCTGttagacagagagggacagtcCCGTGCTAAGGTGCTATCCAACATGATcaaacagaagaggaaagagaaggcT GGCAAATGGGAGGTTCCCCTGCCAAAAGTGCGAGCACAGGGAGAGACGGAAGTGCTCAAAGTCATCAAAACcggaaagagacaaaagaaagcTTGGAAGAGAATGGTCACCAAAGTCTGCTTTGTCGGCGACGGCTTCACCCGTAAACCTCCCAAATATGAGCGTTTCATCAGACCCATG GGTTTGCGTTTTAAGAAAGCTCACGTCACACATCCAGAGCTGAAGGCCACGTTCTGCCTTCCCATCCTCGGAGTGAAGAAGaacccctcctcacccctctaCACCTCTCTAGGAGTCATCACAAAAGGAACAGTCGTAGAAGTCAATGTCAGCGAGTTGGGCTTGGTTACACAAGGAGGAAAGGTTATCTGGG GTAAATACGCCCAGGTGACAAATAACCCAGAGAATGATGGCTGCATTAATGCCGTCCTGCTGGTATAA